CAATTTCAAACATTACTTGCACGTTTAAATGAAAATACTggggagagttttaaggatcatggaaaatcttttgcttggaaaacaaggaaaatgtaaatcagaatcctatgtttatattaattaaattcattttatttattaacaaagattttcttgtttaaaactcttctataattacagttaatattttcaattaaaacgtaccaaaatacttatgttcctttcgttccaaattacgtataaacaatattaaatacttacataaatcctaaacatagtCTCATATGTTATAGTCTTCATGCTTGCACCTTTAgtaagcttcactcgaagtatTCACAGTTTGATCCTTCTCTtgaacatcgaggatccacataatatatgaggatctcgccttaggaactcgcctaaggatctcgccttgcttaattattaattcttcaacgtagtgtctgacatggatcaaatAATTGCATATATTCCACTTtgttagtttatccaactcaggatctccctaacttagcattatccttTAAAGGATCTCGGGACCTAatttgcaacataacttaatcaACAGTCAGcggtttgctttgtcatcatcaaaacttagGGTCAACAGAACCTCTGTGAGAGATAAACCCTTTATCTGCACACTCCTTTACACTCTACAACCTCTCCTCCCCTTCTCCTCCTCCTTAAGAGATCTCAGGGAAATTCAAAGAATAGAAGAAAGAAGGGAAAGCCATGGCTGTTGGTCTAAGGTTTCTTTCTCAATTTCACACGGATTTACCTGCCAGTAATGCAGCCAATAATGCAGGACTACATTCTATACCATCAGATTATGCCGTCATCTTGGCTGCTCTCTTTTGAACTCTTATATGTGCAGTTGGCCTTGCAATGGCGGCACGTTGTGTTTGCCTCCACCGCCCTCTCAATCTTTTCATGACGGCTCCAGTCCTTCATACCTCAGCACCAGCTCTGCGAGGTCTCAATAAGAAAACATTCCAGTTACTAATGACTACTGAGTACCTTTGTGAAGCAGGTGATAGTAACAAACAGGCTGACAACTGTGCCATCTCTTTGACAGAGTTTTCTGACTGAACTTGAGAAACAGAAAAAAAAGTTATTGAAATGCAGTAAAATGAGATTTTTCTATTGTTGCATAAATGTCTTTCAGATGTGATAGGAGGCTCCCTCCCCACATTACTACTCACCTCGCAGTGACCCTCCTTACCCTGAAGGATGAGTATGGCGGTTAGGTAGCCTTAAACGAAAGAGTGGTCTTTCAAGATTGGTCGTTGTTTGTCACCATCTACCACCTGTCCTACACATTTGATCAAGGTTGTAGGATAATTCTATTCCTTTAATTGACATGCTATATGTTTTACGTTTCCTTGCTGTGTCTCTGTGTCCATGAACAAACCAGTTAATCATTCTGATATTAAAACCAAGTTTCTGATTATCATTATACTATTTGGAGGTTTCTATTCCTTTAAGGTGATATCTTCAGGCCGTTTAGTTAATCATTCTAATTTTAAGGGCGAGTTGCTTCTAGCTTCTTTCTTTTCCGATTCAAAATTTATTTAAACACATGCTGCCCTTTGTTTTCAATTTGGTTCAACTAGATGAAATTCTTTTTATACGTCTCGTGTGATTATAGGTGTTTGGTGGACCTGCCTTCTGTTAACTGGACTGATGTAGCAGATAATTGGTTCGGGACTTGCTGCTGTTCATTTGGAGGGATAAGTGAGAAACTTGTGGACAAGTATGTCAAATCCTATAGGTGTGCAGAGGGAACATGCTTGTTAACCGTTGCATCTGTCATTCTTTGCAAGGATGACATTTCAGGATTTAATCCTCAAAAGGCAGATATGATTAGAAGTGCTGAGAACATGTTGTTGAGTGATATTGCTGATAATTGTTACAAAACTGGTGCAAGTGTATCTGCTGAAGCTCCCTTATTGCATGATTCTGCCGCAAAACTTGGCTCAGAACACTTTCTAGAATTGAACAAAGAATCCACAGAACCTGATGAAGACCACGAAGAGAAGCCGACTTGTGCTCCTCCTAGAGCTGATTCCACTAAAGATGCTGAAACAGCCCATGGCTGTTGTGAACACAATGCATTAAACCCTTCCGTAAAGGACCAACCTGTTAGCGGACCTATTGATCTTCAAGCTGACCAGAAGTCATTTCTTAACTGCTATCTTGGAAATGCCTTTTTATTTAGATTAGATGGCCTTTCAAAAGCTATTGAATGGATTGATTTCGCATGTCCTCAGTGCTCGTGTACTCTAGGGGCATACCCATGTAGCGATGGTTGTGAACCACTAGACGGTGGCATTAGACTGCTTAAATGTAACATCTCGATTTCTCCTTCAGAGTTATCAGATGACTTGTTCAGGTAATTGTTGAAACTCTCTGATGATGTTCCTTACCtatataatttataaatgtttTCCTGCATTGGTAAAATCAGGATTTAACCTGAAACTTGCACTAATTGCTTCCATTTGCTCTTTTTGACAGTAAGTATACATTGGAGAGAATGTTCACTTGCCAACTCCTGGAAAGTGCTAAAGATGAACTGTCCTTCCGCTCTGTGGTTAAGGACGTGAAGACAAAATCTTCCATGATGCACGTACTTCTACTTAATCCGAGTTCATGGTGCTGTACTGGTTGTTGCTCAGAAGGTACTGCTGAACCAACTGTAAAGATCAATCTGCACCCTGTTGTCAAGGTGCTTTTTTCTCATTGCGATGACAATCCGGACTCTAAATCCAGGTAAGTTCAAATGTTATCCTTCTTAAAGCCAGATTTGTTATTGTACCACAACCAACAACTAGCATGTATTAGCTTGCTGTTTTGTCTGGTCAAACTTGGATAAAGGTTCTGTTTTTCTTACGGAGTATTAAGAAAGAAATTCTGGTCATTGCATCTCCTGCAAACAAGTTAGAAACAAATCAAACACAAGTGTCCAAATTTTATTCGAATTGGAACTCTACAAGAGGGGGGAGAGGGTGAATTGTAAGTACACAGGAGTCTCATTAGGGTTGCTCCACTAACCTCTCAACTACCATAATCAACAACCACTATTTGCAGTCACTAACCACAGAGAGATTTGTGGAAGACCATTTCAACTAGCCACTAAAACACGAAAATGTCAGGTGAAATAATAGGaacatggaaaacaattttgctTGGAGAACAAGGCTGGAAAAACAGAATCCCAGATTTTATTTTGCAAAAATcatttactccgtatttattaaCAATACTTTTCCCCGAAAACTATTTTGATAAACTGCCAGATATTTCGTAAACACATACTAAGACTCAATAGTTCCCTTTTGTTCCAACTTATCATTGTACAATACAAACACTTGCATAAAACCTAAACACAACTAgtgatttattatttatgtcTGGTCTTTTTGAAGCTCCATAGAAACTCAATATGGGATATTTCTTAATGATTAATCTTCTCATCTGCTTCTGACTTTTTGGTAAGCATTGAACATTGGACTCTTTACTTCACTAATTCCACCTCTGGAACTCCCTTGCTTAAGATACTCTAATATAAGAATTTGAGAGTTGAGACCTACTCTTTACACAGTTAAATAGCATCAGGAAGTTTGTTGTTCTGTAAATTGGGATTAAGGCTCTGTTTTTACATTTATTTTGGATATGGTTATTGCATCTAATGCTGCAAACAAGTTAGAGACAAATCAAATACAAGTGTCCAAGCTTGACTCTGAGTTTGATTTTGTTGGTTATAACTCCCCACACCAACAAGCATTTGCACTTATTCATATTTGGTCAAACAATCGAATTCATCTAAAAGAAATTTCCTTTGCAGAATGGATCAAGATTGGGAAACGAAAAACCGAGCTGATGAGATCTATATGTTGAGTCATGTGATTAAGGAGCTTGTGAAGTCCATCGAGGAAGCGACAGGCAACTTTCCGCCTTCTTGTAGCTCATCCCCGGGCTTTCTGTTGTCCTCCATCCCTAGATAATCCTCATCTGGCTGGATATTCTGTTTTGCTGGTTAGCTTTAGTTTTTTGAGTAGGTTATTGGCAAACTTGTTGATGATCAATTATGGGTAGTACTAAAATGCACAACTACAGATCAAATTTGTGCATTCTAGCATATAACAATTGCTCACATCATTAATCATATTAGTCACATTTTAGCATTTTCACTATATATACTTGTTAGAAgagtgatgatgatgtagtgGCTTTCATGGAGCTATAACATTGCAGTTTTAAATCATGGTGTATATCATGTTGTTTTGTATGCATATAGCTCAGCATGTATATCACATTTGGGTACATCCAAGTTTTTCATTCTGCATATTGGTGAAACCTTGCATTATATATGTGTcccaaattattattattattattattattattattattattactttttcCCCCTTAAAGGTAAGATAAAATGCTCTATCTGGCCATAACCATGCACGAGTCCACCCAGCTCGGATTAGAAGACTAGATACTTTGCCAGAACCATGCACGAGTCAACCCGACTCGGGTCAGCGGACTAGATACTTTGCCAGAATCATACACAAGCCAACCCGGCTCGTGTTTTCTATTCTGCATTTTGGTGAAACCTTGGATTATATATTTGTCccaacttattattattattattattattattattattattattattacttttcCCGGCCAGAATCAAGCACGAGTCCACCCACCTCTGGTTAACGGACTTGATACTTTGCCAGAACCATGCACGAGTCAACCCGGCACGGGTTAACTGGCTAGATACTTTGAGATTGAAGATGGTAAGGGGAACCCTGAACCCCCTCTCAAAATTTCCCAATATATTGATTGGTGTCCCAAATTGTAATGGCTGCTTGAATTTTAGTGGCACTCTGGGGATGTTGTGGTAAACCAGGGGCTTTATTTCTGTTAGATACATACATCAATTAATTTCtgaacacttttttttttttttcattacaGATTCATGATGCCTAACAAGAAAAAACAGTAAAGAAAACAGAGGTGCTGATGCATTAAATCAAGGAAAATAGGGTTGCTGATGCATTAAATCAAGGAAAACAGGGGTAGCTGAATGCTGAATTGCTGATGCAGTACAAAGATATACATAGCAAGGAGTATTATTCTTAATGGCTACCAGGTAGCTTTTCTTTAATCTTGTCCATAATTCCTTTCTTCTCATTATTCTTAATGGCTACCAGGTAGCTTTTCTTTAATCTTGTCCATAATTCCTTTCTTCTCAGTCTGTTCATAGCCACTGTGACGGCCTTGTGGATCGTACCCTGGAGTTGTCGTAGCTCCATATTCGGTTTTCTTATGGCCACCACCAGGTAGTTTCTCCTTAATCTTCTCCCTCAGtcccttcttcttccttctACCCCCTAGCCCGTCATCCTCTGACtgcaattttcaattttcatcaTTTTTAGTAAGTACAACATGTCATTTCATttgaaccaaaaaaaataaaaaaaataataatagtgtATAAAACAAAAAGcaagaaatgtgtaaaaaggttACCGTTTTATgagtgtaaaaaaaaaaaaatcaaacaaaagaaagtgAAGGGAAAGTGTTAATGGCTTAATGCTACGCGATGGGAGGGTAAGAtagtaaaattaaaataaaaacacaatGTAGAGAACATTACTTATTCCGTTTATTtgttaaaaattacaaaactgaaaaaatgaaaaaaaatttaatatccCAATAGAAAAGTACGAAAAGGAAAATGGTAAAAAGTGTAAAAGATTAAATAactcaatgaatttaattgattaaaataattcttaaacacaaattttaatacaatattaaaatatttatgtgataaataaaaggaaatgtaaaacaTCCAAAAAAAACTTAGAACAAAAGGAAAGATTAAATAACTCGATAAATTTAATAGATTAAAATGATCgttgaatataaattttgatagtatattaaaatatttacgtggtaatataaaaatatataattaacattttgaaaaaaaagtaaagaaaataataaacggagggagtataaaacaAGCTAAAAAACCCGTAAATATCATTTCAAAACGAACttagtaaaaagaaaaataaaagaaaagtgTTAATAAACTATATGGGAGGGGTAagataataaaattatatccaaaaataaactaaaacacAATCTAAGATAACATTGGGAAACATGCTAAAAACAAAAAACGTAAATATCATTTCAAAACGAACttagtaaaaaagaaaaaaaaaaaaatgcttcGTAGAAAGCAGAGGTTTAAAGAGTTTCTTACCGAGCTAGAGCTGGAGCTCCCAGAGCGGTGGAGCATACCAGTTAGACCACCACCTTCATGAGGCTTCTGATGTTGTACATGGCCTCCACCCATACCAACACCTGTGTCGTGGCTTCCACCGTGGTGACCGGTTCCAATACCTGTGCCACCGATCCCTGTGTCGTAGCTGCCACCGTGGTGGCCGGTTCCAATGCCGGTACCAGTCCCAGTGTCGTAGGTTCTGGTGCCTGTGCCAACTCCCGTATCGTAGGTTCTAGTACCCGTGCCAACCCCCGTGTCGTAGGTTCCAGTTCCGGTTCCGGTTCCGACACCATCATAACCAGGAACACCAGTATCCGAACCACCATACTTGCCCGTTCCTATATCATATGCACCCATGGTTCCTGCAGAGTACTGATTCTGAACCGGGTTACCGTATTCGTCGGTTTGACGAACCGGGTTTCCATACTCATCCCTCAATTTCTCCATTAAaaactt
This genomic stretch from Spinacia oleracea cultivar Varoflay chromosome 3, BTI_SOV_V1, whole genome shotgun sequence harbors:
- the LOC110776338 gene encoding uncharacterized protein isoform X1 translates to MSPENSNPRKWRYTWEAQSHIPLLKLFIFSPEINLISHCNDLHVNLKFEKSLLILTWKHEKSPNLVTLLVPLPRVLVDLDSPLNSRVFEDHIQVKIPLLLSVDHPIVSSFISELNSGDEFGACNSSNGFLEPLSMDSDFKALSSKGDVDFYCRNCAFKLTNRSVRCLVDLPSVNWTDVADNWFGTCCCSFGGISEKLVDKYVKSYRCAEGTCLLTVASVILCKDDISGFNPQKADMIRSAENMLLSDIADNCYKTGASVSAEAPLLHDSAAKLGSEHFLELNKESTEPDEDHEEKPTCAPPRADSTKDAETAHGCCEHNALNPSVKDQPVSGPIDLQADQKSFLNCYLGNAFLFRLDGLSKAIEWIDFACPQCSCTLGAYPCSDGCEPLDGGIRLLKCNISISPSELSDDLFSKYTLERMFTCQLLESAKDELSFRSVVKDVKTKSSMMHVLLLNPSSWCCTGCCSEGTAEPTVKINLHPVVKVLFSHCDDNPDSKSRMDQDWETKNRADEIYMLSHVIKELVKSIEEATGNFPPSCSSSPGFLLSSIPR
- the LOC110776338 gene encoding uncharacterized protein isoform X2, with amino-acid sequence MSPENSNPRKWRYTWEAQSHIPLLKLFIFSPEINLISHCNDLHVNLKFEKSLLILTWKHEKSPNLVTLLVPLPRVLVDLDSPLNSRVFEDHIQVKIPLLLSVDHPIVSSFISELNSGDEFGACNSSNGFLEPLSMDSDFKALSSKGDVDFYCRNCAFKLTNRSVRCLVDLPSVNWTDVADNWFGTCCCSFGGISEKLVDKYVKSYRCAEGTCLLTVASVILCKDDISGFNPQKADMIRSAENMLLSDIADNCYKTGASVSAEAPLLHDSAAKLGSEHFLELNKESTEPDEDHEEKPTCAPPRADSTKDAETAHGCCEHNALNPSVKDQPVSGPIDLQADQKSFLNCYLGNAFLFRLDGLSKAIEWIDFACPQCSCTLGAYPCSDGCEPLDGGIRLLKCNISISPSELSDDLFSKYTLERMFTCQLLESAKDELSFRSVVKDVKTKSSMMHVLLLNPSSWCCTGCCSEGTAEPTVKINLHPVVKVLFSHCDDNPDSKSRMDQDWETKNRADEIYMLSHVIKELVKSIEEATDS
- the LOC110776340 gene encoding dehydrin Rab18-like, which codes for MEKLRDEYGNPVRQTDEYGNPVQNQYSAGTMGAYDIGTGKYGGSDTGVPGYDGVGTGTGTGTYDTGVGTGTRTYDTGVGTGTRTYDTGTGTGIGTGHHGGSYDTGIGGTGIGTGHHGGSHDTGVGMGGGHVQHQKPHEGGGLTGMLHRSGSSSSSSSEDDGLGGRRKKKGLREKIKEKLPGGGHKKTEYGATTTPGYDPQGRHSGYEQTEKKGIMDKIKEKLPGSH